TTTCTTTAATGCTCCCTTAGCTTTGTCTGTAGTAGCATAGATTCTATTTTTAGCTTCAGATTTTCCATATTTCTCTTCAATATGTTTTTTCAACACTCTAAAAGCTATAGCTGGTTCAGTTGTAGTTCCTGATTTAGAGATTACATTGATTGAGTAATCTTTTCCCTCTAATAGATCTAAAAGGTGTTTTAAATATACACCAGATATATTGTTTCCTACATAGAATATCTCTGTACCTTTTCTCTTCTCCTTTGGTAAGTTGTTATAAAAAGTATGTGACAAGAAGTCAATAGCTGCTCTTGCTCCTAAATATGATCCCCCAATTCCCACTACTAAAAGGATATCTGAATCCTTTTTTATCTTTTCTGCTGCTGCTTTAATTCTTTCAAATTCATCTTTATCATAGTTAGTTGGCAACTCTATCCAACCTAAAAAGTCATTACCAGCCCCATTTTTCTCTTTTAAAAATTTTTCTGCTGATAATACTTGTGACTTCATTAGAGCTAATTCCTCTTCACTCATAAATTGAAGTGCTTTTGAATAATCAAATGACAGTTTTTTCATAATGTACTCCTCCTAATTTATTTAATTTTTATCTTCAAGAGCTTCCACTCTTTTTTTCAAGTCTGCTATAGTTTTCTCATTTGTATTGATTCTCTCTCTCAAAATATCTATTGTCTCATTTATAACATCTATTCTATTAATAAAGGTTGTAGAGTCAAAACCTATCTTATTTAACTCTTGAGAAAATTCAAACATAAGTGATTCCAAAATATTTAAATCCTCTTTATTCGCCTTTTTTAAATCCACATAGTCCAGAGCTTTGGCCAAATTAAAAGCAAAGTCATACCTGTTCATGGGTTCATTCCCATCAAATCTATATCTATTCTCTACGATTATCCCCTTATCAATCAATGATTGTATCTGAGGATAAGCCCAGTGATCTTTATTCAAATCTTCAAATTTTGTCTCTGCAAATACTGCTGAAGAAAACACAATTAATAAAACAATTATATATCTCATATGACCTTTCCTTCTCTCTTTTTTATTCTTTTTCATCACTTTAAGTATAGCATATTGAAGAGATTTTATCCACTAAATATCATTAGTTAAATTATCTTTTATCTATATTTTATCTTTTTTCTGTGTTAAAATTATTCCATAAAGTTATCAATTTTTTTAAATATATAAAATAGGAGTGAAAGATGAATAATACAGCTACAAAATTAGAAAAAGCCCCATTAAAAGAGTTGTTTGTCACTATGGCTATACCCTCTGTCCTAGCTCAATTGATAAATGTACTCTACAACATTATAGATAGGGTATATATTGGTCACATAGAGGGGATTGGTTCACTAGCACTTACAGGTGTTGGAGTTACCTTTCCTATAATTATGGTAGTCTCTGCTTTTAGTGCCTTTGCTGGACAGGGAGGTGCCCCTTTAGCATCTATATTTTTAGGAGCCAAAGATTATGATAAGGCTGAGAAGATCTTGGGAAACAGTTGTGCTCTACTTCTACTTTTTTCAGTAGTTTTAACAATTTTTTTCCAAATTTTTAAGTTACCACTTCTCTATGCTTTTGGTGCTAGTAGCAATATAATTCACTATGCAAATGATTATATAACTCTATATCTGTGTGGAACTATTTTTGTTATGCTCTCTCTTGGTTTAAATACCTTTATAAGTGGGCAAGGAAATGCTAAAACTGCCATGCTATCCGTACTCATTGGTGCTGTAACAAATATAATCCTAGATCCCATCTTTATCTTTAAGTTGGAAATGGGTGTCAAAGGAGCTGCACTAGCTACCCTTATCTCACAAGCCTTAAGTAGTTTATGGGTGGTTTCTTTCTTAATCTCAGAAAGAAGTGTTATTAAAATAAAAACAAAAAATCTTAAATTTGATAAAAAAATACTCTCTAAAATAGGAACACTAGGAGTATCTCCATTTATAATGCAGAGTACTGAAAGTCTTGTCCTTTTAACTCTAAACTCTGGATTACAAAAATATGGTGGAGATATTTATGTAGGTTCTATGTCTATTTTAACAAGTATTTTACAACTTATAACTGTTCCTGTTTCAGGTATCACTCAAGGTATACAACCAATAATAAGCTATAACTATGGGGCTAAAAATATCAGAAGAGTATTACAAACTTTTAAATCTCTATTGATAGTGTGTCTAAGTGTTACATTGATTATGGGTGGTTTAGGAGTATTCTTTCCTGAAATCTATGTAGGTATTTTTACAGAGTCACCAGAGTTGAGTAAAATTACCATAAAATATATGCCTATATTCATACTTGGTATGTGTATCTTTGGAATACAACAAGCTATTCAAGGGACATTCTTAGCTTTAGGACAGGCTAAATACTCAATATTTATAGCCCTTTTAAGAAAGGTTATTCTTCTTGTTCCACTGGCTATTATCCTTCCAAAATTTTTTGGAGTACAGGGTATCTACTGGGCTGAACCATTGGCTGATATAAGTTCTGTAACTATAGCTAGTACCACATTCCTTCTAACGTTTAAAACAATTTTAAGAATAAAAAGAAAATAGATAACAAAAAAGGAAAAAAATTACTTTACCAATTATAGTAATTTTTTTCCTCTTATAATCTAAATTAATCTAAGCACATTTCATAGATTCTTTTTATATCCTCTTTATTAAGCTCTTTGAATCCCTTTAAAATTCCATTTCCACAAGCTTTTTCAGCCATTATATCAAAATGAGTTCTATCTATACCCAACTCTTTTAAATTGCTTGTAAGTCCAAGCTCAACAAATAGAAACTCTTCAAATCTTTTTATTCCTTCTAGAGCTGCACTCATATTATCCAATTTTGAGTCCACTCCAAAGACAGCCACAGCAAAATTTCTAAATCTCTGTGCATTCTCTTCATCTAATATATATCTCATCCAACGAGGAGTAACAATTCCTAATCCAAGTCCATGAGTTATATCATAGTAAGCTGAAAGTTGATGTTCCATAGAGTGACAACTCCAACTACAATGTTGACAACTTCTTACAAATCCATTTATAGCCCAAGAGGATGTCCACATCAAATTAGCTCTTGCCTCCTCATTTTCTGGATCTTTCATTGCTATTGGTGCATATTTTACAACACTTTTCATCATTCCTTCCATAAAACAATCCAACATATACATACTTCCCTCTGTATTGAAATACGTCTCAATTATATGAGAAAGTATGTCCACTGATCCACAAGCAGTTTGATAAGAAGATACTGTATATGTATTCTTAGGATCTAGGAATGATACCTTAGGTTGCATCAATGGTGAAGCTACACCGATCTTATCATTTGTCTCCATATTACTAATTACTCCACCAGCATCCATCTCTGAACCTGTTGCTGCTAAAGTTAAGATTGTTACAATTGGTAGACACTTTGTCACAGGAACCTTTTTAGTAACTATATCCCAAGCATCTCCCTCATAATAAGTAGCTGCTGCAATAGCCTTAGTACAATCTATTACAGATCCTCCACCTATTGCTAAAAGCACATCTATCTTCTCTTTTTTACAGATATCTGCTCCTGCATTTACAGAGGTTACTCTTGGATTTGGCTCAATTCCACTCAATTCAAATATCTCCAATTCCTCTTTTTTCAACTCTTCTAAAACTTGATCATAAAGTCCAATCCTTTTTATAGATCCTCCACCATAGCAGATTAAAACTCTATCTCCTAGCTTTTTAATCTCCTTTCCCAATTTTGATAGTTGATCACTTCCAAAATACACCTTAGTCGGAATATTATATACAAACTTATACATAGGCTCCACCTCTCTTTTTATCCTTCCCTTTCTATATTATATCACAAAGAATAACAATTTATTATACCTTTCACAAGTTTCAAAATTTTTAGAAAATATTATCAAAGATGTAAGCATGATAAACATTGGAAAATCATTAAAAATATGATATACTATAAAGTAGGCTAACTGTTTTTTTAAAAAAATTACTATAGATATTAAGGAGATAAAATATGAAAGAGATTAAAATTTCAACTGAATTCATTAAGTTGGATCAATTTTTGAAATGGACTGGTGTGTGTGATACTGGAGTAGATGCAAAATTCTTTATTCTTGACGGAAATGTTAAGGTAAATGGTGAAATAGAAGAAAGAAGAGGAAAGAAGTTGTATCCTGGAGATAAGGTTGAAGCTGCTGGAGAGACTTTTTTAGTTAAATAATTTTTTATAGGGTGGATTAAGCTTTGGAAATATTAGAGATTAATTATGTGAACTTTAGAAATTTAATTGATGGAAATATTAAATTTTTTCCAAAACTTAATCTATTTTTTGGAAAAAATGGTCAAGGAAAGACAAGTTTGTTAGAGGCTGTATATTTTAATGCCACAGGAAAAAGTTTTAGAACCTCAAAAGTCAATGAGGTAATGAAATATGGCTCAACTAAGACTGGGGTATATATCTTGTATAGAGATAGTATCTCTGAAAAATCTCTTACATTGAAATTTAACAATGAAAAGAAGGAGTACTATTACAACAATAAAAAAATATCATATGATGAGTTTTATGGAAGATTAAATATAGTGACATATATACCTGAAGATATTGTTTTAATTACAGGTTCTCCATCAGTGAGGAGAACTTTTTTTGACGGTGAAATTGCCCAAGCAAACAATGAGTATTTCCAAGATTTAAAAAACTATAACAAACTTCTTAAGATTAGAAATAAATATCTAAAAGAGCAAAAAACAAGAGATCCTGAGTTCTCAATATATGAAGAGGAATTTATTAAGTATGGAGCTAAGGTC
This portion of the Fusobacterium sp. SYSU M8D902 genome encodes:
- a CDS encoding S-layer homology domain-containing protein, which codes for MRYIIVLLIVFSSAVFAETKFEDLNKDHWAYPQIQSLIDKGIIVENRYRFDGNEPMNRYDFAFNLAKALDYVDLKKANKEDLNILESLMFEFSQELNKIGFDSTTFINRIDVINETIDILRERINTNEKTIADLKKRVEALEDKN
- a CDS encoding MATE family efflux transporter, whose translation is MNNTATKLEKAPLKELFVTMAIPSVLAQLINVLYNIIDRVYIGHIEGIGSLALTGVGVTFPIIMVVSAFSAFAGQGGAPLASIFLGAKDYDKAEKILGNSCALLLLFSVVLTIFFQIFKLPLLYAFGASSNIIHYANDYITLYLCGTIFVMLSLGLNTFISGQGNAKTAMLSVLIGAVTNIILDPIFIFKLEMGVKGAALATLISQALSSLWVVSFLISERSVIKIKTKNLKFDKKILSKIGTLGVSPFIMQSTESLVLLTLNSGLQKYGGDIYVGSMSILTSILQLITVPVSGITQGIQPIISYNYGAKNIRRVLQTFKSLLIVCLSVTLIMGGLGVFFPEIYVGIFTESPELSKITIKYMPIFILGMCIFGIQQAIQGTFLALGQAKYSIFIALLRKVILLVPLAIILPKFFGVQGIYWAEPLADISSVTIASTTFLLTFKTILRIKRK
- a CDS encoding iron-containing alcohol dehydrogenase, translated to MYKFVYNIPTKVYFGSDQLSKLGKEIKKLGDRVLICYGGGSIKRIGLYDQVLEELKKEELEIFELSGIEPNPRVTSVNAGADICKKEKIDVLLAIGGGSVIDCTKAIAAATYYEGDAWDIVTKKVPVTKCLPIVTILTLAATGSEMDAGGVISNMETNDKIGVASPLMQPKVSFLDPKNTYTVSSYQTACGSVDILSHIIETYFNTEGSMYMLDCFMEGMMKSVVKYAPIAMKDPENEEARANLMWTSSWAINGFVRSCQHCSWSCHSMEHQLSAYYDITHGLGLGIVTPRWMRYILDEENAQRFRNFAVAVFGVDSKLDNMSAALEGIKRFEEFLFVELGLTSNLKELGIDRTHFDIMAEKACGNGILKGFKELNKEDIKRIYEMCLD
- the yaaA gene encoding S4 domain-containing protein YaaA; protein product: MKEIKISTEFIKLDQFLKWTGVCDTGVDAKFFILDGNVKVNGEIEERRGKKLYPGDKVEAAGETFLVK
- the recF gene encoding DNA replication and repair protein RecF (All proteins in this family for which functions are known are DNA-binding proteins that assist the filamentation of RecA onto DNA for the initiation of recombination or recombinational repair.), producing MEILEINYVNFRNLIDGNIKFFPKLNLFFGKNGQGKTSLLEAVYFNATGKSFRTSKVNEVMKYGSTKTGVYILYRDSISEKSLTLKFNNEKKEYYYNNKKISYDEFYGRLNIVTYIPEDIVLITGSPSVRRTFFDGEIAQANNEYFQDLKNYNKLLKIRNKYLKEQKTRDPEFSIYEEEFIKYGAKVIEKRLEYVQRISIILNLNYRKLFDDKKELSLSYDCHLGNIKKLSFEDIKRLLREKIEKKFAQEKRYGFSLCGPQKDDFLFILNGHEAKSTASQGEKKSIIFSLKLSEIDMIIREKKENPVLIIDDISSYFDSNRKDSILNYLEKRNIQVLLSSTNKLGIDSKDFYVESGEIEYGREIK